Proteins from one bacterium genomic window:
- the nusB gene encoding transcription antitermination factor NusB, whose product MNPHLLDDARSSGKSTKEKSPKTSRREARETVLQVLYAYEHTHANVQTIIDDVCDSFSELAMSFIKKLVFHAIEQEKELDTSIKIRTQNWDFERIAIIDRLLLRMAICEFLYFEDIPPKVSINEMIEIAKRYSTDRSSKFINGILDSVLDDLKAAGKIHKSGRGMIDV is encoded by the coding sequence ATGAATCCTCATTTATTGGACGATGCGAGGTCTTCGGGAAAGTCGACGAAAGAAAAAAGTCCGAAGACAAGCCGACGCGAGGCTCGTGAGACGGTTCTTCAGGTTCTTTATGCCTATGAACATACGCACGCCAATGTCCAGACGATCATCGACGACGTCTGTGATTCATTTTCCGAACTGGCTATGAGCTTTATTAAAAAGCTTGTGTTTCATGCGATCGAACAGGAAAAAGAATTAGATACCTCGATCAAAATCCGGACACAAAATTGGGATTTCGAAAGAATCGCTATTATCGACCGATTGCTGTTACGAATGGCCATTTGCGAGTTTTTGTATTTCGAAGATATTCCCCCCAAAGTATCGATCAATGAAATGATCGAAATAGCCAAACGGTACAGCACCGATCGAAGCAGTAAGTTCATCAATGGTATTCTTGATTCTGTTCTGGATGATCTAAAAGCCGCTGGAAAAATTCACAAAAGTGGTCGCGGAATGATCGATGTTTAA